In a single window of the Micromonospora inositola genome:
- a CDS encoding heavy-metal-associated domain-containing protein: MLSSAFIGSTTLEVEGMTRAHFQRAVTEQIAAVDSVGSVNVDLAAGTVTVTASRPVDRADIAAVDEAGYVLAP, translated from the coding sequence TTGCTGTCCAGCGCCTTCATCGGTTCGACCACCTTGGAGGTCGAGGGCATGACCCGCGCGCACTTCCAGCGCGCGGTCACCGAGCAGATCGCCGCCGTCGACAGCGTCGGCTCCGTCAACGTCGATCTGGCCGCCGGGACCGTCACCGTCACCGCCTCTCGCCCCGTGGACCGCGCCGACATCGCCGCAGTCGACGAGGCGGGCTACGTCCTCGCCCCGTGA